One segment of candidate division KSB1 bacterium DNA contains the following:
- a CDS encoding radical SAM protein — protein MAPIVCNYYITYRCNARCKYCDFWKRRKFRQANDCSPFDVAQNLSALRKIGIRFIDFTGGEPLLHPDLPELLRLAKGHRFWTSVTTNCLLYPERAQELRGLVDLLHFSLDSIDPHVHDALRGCESYESVMQSIEIARSLGESPDLLFTVTPANVHAIEALISFAQSQKLILIVNPIFRYSNQEVLDFEALDYLDQFCHEKYVYINRAFHRLIRNGGNRTSQPRCRAMSASVVISPENELLLPCFHHAQWAIPLNNDLIQIVQSQTYRSLIWHQGTFPFCQGCTINCYFDPSFLYKLDRYFWLSLISKTKYAIDKYLGRVLSKIK, from the coding sequence ATGGCACCGATTGTCTGCAATTATTACATTACCTATCGTTGTAATGCTCGCTGCAAGTATTGTGATTTTTGGAAGAGAAGAAAGTTTCGGCAGGCCAACGATTGTTCTCCCTTTGATGTAGCGCAAAATTTATCTGCGCTTCGTAAAATTGGCATCCGATTTATCGATTTCACAGGCGGGGAGCCCTTATTGCATCCTGATTTGCCCGAACTTCTGAGGCTGGCGAAAGGTCATCGGTTTTGGACCTCGGTAACCACCAACTGCCTGCTCTATCCAGAGAGGGCACAGGAGCTAAGAGGTCTGGTCGATTTATTACATTTTTCGCTCGATTCGATAGATCCACATGTGCATGATGCTCTGCGGGGGTGCGAATCGTATGAAAGCGTTATGCAAAGCATCGAGATTGCCAGAAGTTTGGGAGAATCCCCTGATCTCCTTTTCACGGTTACCCCAGCGAATGTACATGCAATTGAAGCTTTGATAAGCTTTGCACAGAGCCAAAAATTGATCTTGATTGTGAACCCCATCTTTCGGTACAGCAATCAAGAGGTATTGGATTTCGAGGCATTGGATTATTTGGACCAGTTTTGTCATGAAAAGTATGTTTATATCAATCGTGCGTTTCATCGCTTGATCCGAAATGGCGGCAATCGAACATCACAGCCCAGATGTCGAGCGATGTCTGCCTCAGTCGTCATCTCCCCTGAAAATGAGCTTCTGCTGCCCTGCTTTCATCATGCGCAATGGGCAATCCCACTCAATAATGACCTAATTCAAATAGTTCAATCTCAAACCTATCGGAGTTTAATATGGCACCAAGGAACTTTTCCATTCTGTCAGGGTTGTACCATCAACTGCTATTTCGACCCGTCGTTTCTTTATAAGCTGGATCGCTATTTTTGGCTTAGCTTAATTTCAAAAACAAAATATGCGATTGACAAATATCTTGGTCGGGTATTGTCAAAAATTAAATGA
- a CDS encoding glycosyltransferase, producing the protein MLRFGLTRNYSEVPAKSVFVSVIVAARNEADTILDCLISLAQLDYPENLIEIIIVNDRSEDATEAIIDQFIAEKACFKNITIAEPVSTLSGKASAISQAVEQSQGEIIFVTDADCIVPSDWIKQMSRYFAEDVGMVAGFTLLRDTVGWWHLIQNLDLAYLLGVAAGAARLGIPLTCMGNNFAFRRSAYQQIGGYRGVGFSVTEDFALLRSMSRKTDWKIRFLVDRNSLVKTRPVMNWREFLNQRKRWAVGGRNVHWFGKLLIMINLMSSAILVALIFLGENWGRFFGFSAFIFAGDYLLLAAVEKRLDSQLNLAMIPLYRLFFIAYSVILIFNLLLNRKVTWKGIEYR; encoded by the coding sequence ATGCTTCGTTTTGGCCTAACTCGAAACTATAGCGAGGTTCCTGCTAAAAGTGTTTTTGTTTCAGTGATCGTAGCTGCCCGCAATGAAGCGGACACGATTCTTGATTGTCTCATCTCTTTGGCTCAATTAGATTATCCTGAAAATCTCATAGAAATCATCATTGTCAACGATCGGTCTGAAGATGCAACCGAAGCGATTATCGATCAGTTCATCGCTGAGAAAGCTTGCTTTAAAAACATTACGATCGCCGAGCCGGTCTCAACATTATCTGGAAAAGCCAGCGCCATTTCCCAGGCGGTTGAGCAAAGCCAGGGTGAGATCATCTTTGTCACAGATGCTGATTGTATCGTTCCAAGCGATTGGATCAAACAGATGAGTCGCTATTTTGCTGAGGATGTGGGGATGGTAGCTGGATTTACTTTGTTGAGAGATACCGTGGGGTGGTGGCATCTGATTCAGAATTTGGATTTAGCATATTTGCTTGGAGTCGCAGCCGGTGCAGCCAGGCTAGGTATCCCATTGACCTGTATGGGCAATAACTTCGCATTTCGCCGCTCGGCTTACCAACAGATAGGTGGTTATCGTGGGGTGGGTTTTAGCGTGACCGAAGATTTCGCCCTGCTTCGCTCGATGAGCCGAAAAACTGATTGGAAAATTCGATTCCTGGTCGATCGAAATAGCCTTGTAAAAACCCGACCAGTCATGAATTGGCGGGAATTTCTCAACCAGCGGAAGCGATGGGCAGTCGGCGGCCGAAACGTCCATTGGTTCGGCAAACTGCTCATTATGATCAACCTGATGTCAAGCGCCATTTTAGTCGCATTGATTTTCTTGGGAGAAAATTGGGGGCGCTTTTTCGGCTTTAGTGCGTTCATCTTCGCGGGGGATTACCTGCTATTAGCTGCAGTTGAAAAACGTCTCGATTCCCAATTAAATTTGGCCATGATCCCGCTCTATCGATTGTTCTTCATCGCATATTCAGTTATTTTAATTTTCAATCTTCTGCTTAATCGAAAAGTGACCTGGAAGGGTATTGAATATCGCTAA
- a CDS encoding DUF3108 domain-containing protein, whose protein sequence is MKIFCLIFALFAIMNLGQDEGKLQLDFLGEKLSFKMEYLNLSVAKLDFDILDAESGNYLVRVHAKSTGSASLMFKLDNVYETYFDRQSCLPNKIVKKIAQKNIQHELKFLFDHKNGVANLGDSISWKIPEDCFDYFSMLYFLRRQRLQPGDIVRFHLDSEYIISKVEARVLAAQESIKVPAGKFRAIKLNIKFTRISPHSRPWRTDLLTNRLASPGSELTLWLSDDDSRLPLKIAYHQSQMKTQVVLDAFSRGRRQ, encoded by the coding sequence ATGAAAATCTTCTGTCTGATCTTTGCTCTTTTTGCGATAATGAATTTAGGACAGGATGAAGGAAAATTGCAATTGGATTTCCTTGGCGAAAAGTTATCCTTCAAAATGGAATATCTCAATCTGTCTGTTGCCAAGCTCGATTTTGATATATTGGATGCCGAATCCGGCAATTATCTCGTACGGGTCCATGCCAAATCCACTGGCTCAGCGAGCCTCATGTTTAAATTGGATAATGTATATGAGACCTATTTTGATCGGCAGAGTTGTTTGCCAAACAAAATAGTCAAAAAAATCGCTCAGAAGAACATCCAGCATGAGCTAAAATTTTTGTTCGATCATAAGAACGGAGTTGCTAATTTAGGTGATTCGATTTCTTGGAAAATTCCCGAGGACTGTTTCGATTATTTCTCCATGCTGTATTTTCTTCGAAGGCAACGGTTGCAACCTGGCGATATCGTTCGCTTTCACCTCGATTCTGAATATATTATCTCGAAAGTGGAGGCGAGGGTGCTTGCCGCTCAAGAATCTATCAAGGTGCCCGCTGGAAAATTCCGTGCGATTAAGCTGAATATAAAATTTACCAGGATCAGTCCGCACTCTCGTCCCTGGCGCACCGATCTGCTCACCAATCGGCTGGCTTCCCCTGGCTCTGAGCTCACGCTTTGGCTAAGCGATGACGATTCTCGCCTGCCGCTGAAAATCGCTTACCATCAATCGCAAATGAAAACTCAAGTCGTATTAGATGCATTTTCGCGAGGTCGGCGGCAGTGA
- a CDS encoding PorV/PorQ family protein, producing MKTKFWYVFVLIITLFAASVFGSTNPASTGLSFLKIGAGSRAIAMGEAYTAVANDPSATYWNPAGLAALNRTEVLFTHNKWIQDITNEFAALGIRSGKNGFGIGVMVNTIPGIERRVIPSNEPLDVLTAHDVMFGFSYARKLTEHIHVGATLKYLYQKIYIEESSGFACDFGMQYDTPLQGMKAGLALQNFGAMSKFKEQAAQLPRTVRLGFAYQLPVQIINWDLLIAADWMKILQSTSHLNFGLESNFTKYFALRIGYQTGFADKGIHTGFGIHFHRYRLDYAYVPFASDLGDSHRISLGFGF from the coding sequence ATGAAAACAAAATTCTGGTATGTTTTTGTATTGATAATTACCCTATTTGCGGCTTCGGTCTTTGGCAGCACCAATCCAGCCAGCACGGGGCTATCATTTTTGAAAATCGGCGCTGGCAGCCGAGCCATAGCCATGGGCGAAGCTTATACGGCTGTTGCGAACGACCCAAGCGCCACATATTGGAACCCTGCAGGGCTTGCAGCTCTCAATAGAACCGAAGTGCTGTTCACGCACAATAAATGGATCCAAGACATTACCAATGAATTTGCAGCCTTGGGAATCCGATCGGGCAAAAATGGATTCGGGATCGGCGTTATGGTCAATACAATTCCCGGGATTGAGCGTCGCGTCATTCCCTCGAACGAGCCGTTGGATGTACTCACCGCCCATGATGTAATGTTCGGGTTCTCTTACGCCAGAAAGTTGACCGAACATATTCATGTCGGTGCCACCCTCAAATATCTGTATCAGAAAATTTATATCGAAGAATCTTCTGGTTTCGCTTGCGATTTTGGAATGCAATATGATACGCCACTGCAAGGAATGAAGGCTGGACTGGCGCTTCAGAATTTTGGTGCCATGTCCAAATTCAAGGAACAAGCCGCTCAATTGCCCCGGACCGTTCGATTGGGATTTGCATATCAATTGCCAGTTCAGATAATCAACTGGGATCTGTTGATTGCGGCTGATTGGATGAAAATTCTGCAAAGCACTTCACATCTGAATTTTGGTCTGGAGTCCAATTTCACTAAATATTTTGCACTCCGCATTGGTTATCAAACTGGATTTGCAGACAAAGGAATCCACACTGGATTCGGTATCCACTTCCATCGTTATCGATTAGATTATGCCTATGTGCCGTTTGCTTCCGATTTGGGAGACTCGCATCGGATTTCGCTGGGATTCGGATTTTGA
- a CDS encoding HAD family phosphatase — protein sequence MTIKAVLFDFDGVIANTLIYHVQAWQQVFWSYGVTVVPEDVYLLEGQLAEQIGRQLAQQKGLSLDEKTLTEMVRKKREIYNQITQAVIYPNTQKAIEFLKKNHVKIGLVTGAILKNIEPVTGREFLALFDTIVTGNEVANTKPHPEPYLTAAKKLAVESKNCLVIENAPLGIRAAKLAGMFCIALKTTIRDEKYLKEADLIVEDISQVHWEQWLPPAENGKPDFHR from the coding sequence TTGACGATCAAAGCAGTGCTATTTGATTTCGATGGTGTGATTGCGAATACGTTAATCTATCATGTGCAGGCCTGGCAACAGGTGTTTTGGAGCTATGGTGTAACTGTCGTTCCAGAAGATGTGTATTTGCTTGAGGGGCAGTTGGCGGAGCAAATTGGTCGGCAGTTGGCTCAGCAAAAGGGTTTGTCCCTGGATGAAAAGACTTTGACCGAGATGGTTCGAAAGAAGCGAGAGATATACAACCAAATCACTCAAGCGGTGATTTATCCAAATACCCAGAAAGCGATTGAATTTTTAAAGAAAAATCACGTGAAAATCGGCTTGGTAACTGGGGCAATTCTCAAAAATATCGAGCCAGTAACTGGAAGAGAATTTTTAGCTCTGTTCGATACAATCGTCACTGGTAATGAAGTTGCGAATACCAAACCACATCCTGAACCATATCTTACCGCAGCCAAAAAACTTGCAGTTGAGTCAAAAAATTGTTTGGTGATCGAGAATGCGCCCTTGGGGATTCGGGCAGCTAAATTAGCTGGAATGTTTTGTATCGCCCTGAAGACCACAATTCGCGATGAAAAATATCTAAAAGAAGCTGATCTGATCGTAGAAGATATTTCACAAGTTCACTGGGAACAATGGCTCCCCCCGGCTGAAAATGGTAAACCTGACTTTCATCGTTGA
- a CDS encoding HD domain-containing protein, which produces MKQDLLKILPEFNLIKDEELRNKTVAVWEDAIKIGGWNVADLEEIPFTLLIANCPINIVDHTRGVTQVAIAAAQKLRQFNNNSYEIDDDILISGGLLHDVGKILEYKHTPEGVKKSDTGKLLRHPFSGAGLAMKHGLPDKVVHIIAVHAKEGDGGYRCPEAVIVHHADFMNFEPIKGKVDGNLGPRS; this is translated from the coding sequence ATGAAACAGGATCTCTTGAAGATATTGCCTGAATTCAATCTGATCAAAGATGAAGAGCTTCGGAATAAGACAGTGGCGGTGTGGGAAGATGCCATAAAAATAGGTGGATGGAATGTGGCAGATCTGGAAGAAATTCCATTCACACTCCTAATCGCAAATTGCCCGATCAATATTGTCGATCATACCAGAGGCGTCACTCAAGTGGCGATAGCAGCAGCACAGAAGCTTCGCCAGTTCAACAACAACAGCTATGAGATTGATGACGATATTTTGATTTCTGGTGGCCTCTTACATGATGTTGGCAAGATATTGGAGTACAAACACACGCCTGAAGGGGTGAAAAAAAGCGATACTGGAAAATTGCTGAGGCATCCATTTAGTGGTGCTGGCCTGGCGATGAAGCATGGGCTGCCAGATAAAGTGGTCCATATCATCGCAGTGCACGCCAAAGAAGGGGATGGCGGTTATCGTTGCCCCGAGGCCGTCATCGTCCATCATGCCGATTTTATGAATTTTGAACCAATCAAAGGAAAGGTGGATGGCAATTTAGGACCGCGATCATAA
- a CDS encoding pyridoxine 5'-phosphate synthase gives MVRLGVNVDHVATIREARRGREPDPVAAAVLAELAGADGIVCHLREDRRHIKDRDLSLLRQVVKTHLNLEMAPTEEMVKKAISVLPDMVTLVPERRQEVTTEGGLDITANFDRLEEVTSTLRANNIVVSFFIDPDVSQIKAAAKLGADYVELHTGNYANATDLNQVVEELERIRSMAMTAAKLGLGVSAGHGLNYQNVVDIARIKQIEELNIGHSIISRAVLIGMEKAVRDMIALIR, from the coding sequence ATGGTGCGATTAGGCGTGAATGTTGATCATGTTGCGACGATTCGAGAGGCGCGTCGGGGCCGAGAACCTGATCCTGTCGCTGCAGCAGTTTTGGCGGAATTGGCTGGAGCGGATGGGATTGTGTGTCATTTGAGAGAGGATCGCCGTCATATAAAGGATCGCGATTTATCATTACTGCGGCAAGTTGTGAAGACCCATTTAAATTTGGAGATGGCACCTACGGAGGAAATGGTGAAAAAAGCGATCTCGGTTTTGCCTGATATGGTCACCTTGGTACCAGAGCGCCGACAGGAGGTGACAACCGAAGGCGGTTTGGACATCACAGCCAACTTTGATCGGCTTGAGGAAGTCACCTCTACTTTGCGCGCCAACAATATTGTCGTGAGCTTTTTCATCGACCCGGACGTATCTCAAATCAAAGCAGCGGCCAAATTGGGAGCGGATTACGTCGAACTGCATACTGGTAATTATGCCAATGCGACCGACTTGAATCAGGTTGTCGAAGAATTGGAACGGATTCGTTCAATGGCCATGACCGCTGCCAAATTGGGACTGGGTGTCAGCGCGGGTCATGGATTGAACTATCAAAACGTGGTCGATATCGCCCGAATCAAGCAAATCGAAGAGCTTAATATCGGGCACTCCATCATTTCGCGGGCTGTATTGATCGGCATGGAGAAAGCGGTTCGGGATATGATCGCTCTGATTCGATAA
- a CDS encoding divergent polysaccharide deacetylase family protein: protein MRKKYPDRRKISKSTARKRITRLASKKHRSDQKAALLETVARAIRLLVIIAISVFIIYRLLWHPTKREAPPVQRPSRKVAPADTIAIIPQPPEIKLNKLPTDQALDQLLKDVFRSFNLESGWIKKSGNTTTVQLPSDVAAVSVIWEIIQRIKKLNLEVLKSEEDLKAEKATIVIGRGEKVNATVVFMKNPSLERKVGKIAIIIDDFGYYDNSTVDQFLNLDYDITVSIIPGQKHSNKIVELARAQQKAYMIHLPMEAEEEKVEQGDFTILTSLPDTVIAERVENAINAIPGAVAINNHMGSRATADARVMGVVLKKVKDNQKIFIDSHTSAHSVVPKIASQKNVKYEVNNGFLERKRGEDKDYIRGKLAAIAKIAQKRGKAIVIGHPYEETIKVLSEELPKLEKQGFKIVPITEVIQ, encoded by the coding sequence ATGAGAAAGAAATATCCTGATCGACGAAAAATTAGTAAATCCACCGCACGGAAGCGAATCACCCGATTGGCGTCAAAGAAGCATCGTTCAGATCAAAAAGCAGCGCTTTTGGAGACAGTGGCTCGAGCCATCCGTTTACTGGTCATCATCGCGATCAGTGTTTTTATCATCTATCGTTTATTATGGCATCCTACCAAACGCGAGGCGCCCCCAGTTCAGCGGCCAAGTCGCAAGGTTGCCCCAGCCGATACTATTGCTATTATCCCGCAGCCTCCAGAGATAAAGCTCAATAAGCTTCCAACCGATCAAGCGCTTGACCAATTGCTGAAAGATGTATTTCGCTCGTTCAATCTCGAAAGCGGATGGATTAAAAAGTCGGGCAACACAACAACTGTTCAGCTTCCATCTGATGTTGCTGCTGTATCCGTCATTTGGGAGATCATCCAGCGGATCAAAAAGTTGAATCTTGAAGTGCTCAAGTCCGAGGAAGATTTGAAGGCAGAAAAAGCCACGATAGTGATCGGTCGGGGTGAAAAAGTGAATGCCACGGTTGTTTTCATGAAGAATCCCAGTTTGGAGCGAAAAGTGGGCAAAATAGCCATCATTATCGACGATTTTGGCTATTACGACAACAGTACCGTCGATCAATTTTTGAATTTGGATTATGATATCACTGTTTCAATCATCCCAGGGCAGAAGCATTCAAATAAGATAGTCGAATTGGCAAGAGCGCAGCAGAAGGCCTACATGATTCACCTTCCCATGGAAGCCGAAGAAGAAAAAGTCGAACAAGGCGATTTTACCATCTTGACCAGCCTGCCAGATACAGTCATCGCTGAGCGAGTAGAAAACGCCATTAATGCGATACCAGGAGCAGTGGCCATTAATAATCACATGGGGTCGCGTGCCACGGCAGACGCACGGGTGATGGGAGTCGTTCTAAAAAAAGTCAAAGACAACCAAAAGATTTTTATCGATAGCCACACTTCTGCTCATAGCGTGGTTCCGAAAATTGCGTCACAAAAAAATGTTAAATACGAAGTGAACAACGGCTTTTTGGAACGAAAAAGAGGGGAGGACAAGGATTATATAAGGGGGAAGCTTGCCGCTATTGCAAAGATTGCGCAAAAGCGAGGCAAGGCGATTGTGATTGGACATCCATATGAAGAGACGATTAAGGTGTTAAGTGAAGAGCTTCCCAAATTAGAAAAACAGGGTTTTAAAATTGTTCCAATTACTGAGGTGATCCAGTAA
- a CDS encoding zf-HC2 domain-containing protein: MRRLVSLYQFNLLEEEERFRVEEHLLDCDACFEEVYRMSEVSALLEQEPHLFLDAVQSRESNLTLVRKAYSIIITSLMEFLKYVCELFQNWIKIPAVRVLVPVTAAVLFILIVAKPFKKDFSRLAIIESASYIGGKASEFADEFSSAQTLYDQGMKYYQEKNYQLAIQKLDSFVRRKTDDPFGHFYLGVSHLMQNDFKNGVRYLEIAADLSQEQNNQLLLEKSNWYLANAYLKINEAEKAIKLLTDLSMIEGEYKEQSRNLLMKLSELRNE; this comes from the coding sequence ATGCGCCGATTGGTAAGTCTTTATCAATTCAATCTATTGGAAGAAGAAGAAAGATTTCGGGTTGAGGAACATCTCTTAGATTGTGATGCCTGTTTTGAAGAGGTCTATCGAATGAGCGAAGTCTCAGCATTGTTAGAGCAAGAACCTCATCTATTTTTAGATGCTGTGCAGTCAAGAGAATCAAATCTCACATTGGTTCGGAAAGCCTACAGCATAATTATAACGTCTCTAATGGAATTTTTAAAATACGTGTGCGAGCTGTTTCAAAATTGGATAAAAATTCCAGCGGTGCGGGTGTTAGTCCCAGTGACAGCAGCGGTGCTTTTCATTTTAATCGTCGCAAAACCATTTAAGAAAGATTTTTCGCGCTTAGCAATCATAGAAAGTGCATCCTATATCGGCGGAAAAGCGAGCGAATTTGCGGATGAATTCTCATCGGCACAAACATTATATGATCAAGGGATGAAATATTATCAAGAAAAGAATTATCAATTGGCAATTCAGAAATTGGATTCCTTTGTCCGAAGAAAGACAGATGATCCTTTCGGCCATTTCTATTTAGGGGTGAGCCACCTAATGCAGAACGACTTTAAAAATGGTGTCAGATATCTTGAAATTGCGGCAGATTTAAGCCAAGAACAAAATAACCAACTCTTGTTAGAAAAATCAAATTGGTATTTAGCAAATGCCTATCTGAAGATCAATGAGGCTGAAAAAGCGATCAAATTGCTAACAGATCTCTCGATGATTGAAGGAGAATATAAGGAGCAATCGAGAAATTTATTGATGAAATTATCGGAACTTAGAAATGAGTAA
- a CDS encoding RNA polymerase sigma factor: MRTNEDYVQEALIIIYEKYRGIDFEKGILPWAYGILDRVMNGDYRTKTRRQNILGEHLNEVMKLHQTVHSTEEQVASVELSSELWRALNELTDKEKAIFRLKLEGYTGEEIQKKLGISRTALDVTVFRGRKKLREKLEKRGAI; encoded by the coding sequence ATGCGAACGAATGAGGATTACGTTCAAGAAGCTCTTATCATCATCTATGAAAAGTATCGTGGTATTGATTTTGAGAAAGGAATTTTGCCCTGGGCTTATGGGATTTTAGACCGGGTGATGAATGGAGATTATCGGACGAAAACTCGGCGACAAAATATTTTAGGTGAACATTTAAATGAGGTAATGAAACTGCATCAAACGGTTCATTCGACGGAAGAACAGGTAGCATCGGTGGAATTATCCTCAGAACTGTGGCGAGCTTTAAATGAATTAACTGATAAAGAAAAGGCAATTTTTCGATTAAAACTGGAAGGGTATACAGGAGAGGAGATCCAGAAAAAACTGGGTATCTCTCGCACGGCGCTCGATGTGACGGTGTTTCGGGGACGGAAGAAGCTACGAGAAAAACTGGAGAAACGAGGAGCCATTTAA
- the menA gene encoding 1,4-dihydroxy-2-naphthoate octaprenyltransferase has product MQKVKYFLLEVRAPFFSATIVPIVLGSVIAFNMTQQFHWVHFILALIGGIFLHAGANVINDYFDHLSSNDVINEEYVRPFTGGSRLIQQGLLTPREVLVEAMVCLFLGSCIGLYLAYRLGWVILAIGVFGVFSAIFYVFPRINLVGRGVGEALIGINFGILMTFGAFYVQTGIFSWVPIIASLPVALLITAVLYINEFQDAKADQAVGKNHLVVRLGKKQAVSGYILIMLLTYVIVVVAVVIDILPPISLIALLTMPLALKSIRIAQQNYNNSLKLVPANAGTIMNHLFTGLLLIISFFLDRII; this is encoded by the coding sequence ATGCAAAAGGTGAAGTACTTCCTGCTGGAGGTTCGTGCTCCCTTCTTTAGCGCCACAATCGTGCCGATCGTGTTGGGTTCGGTCATTGCTTTTAATATGACACAACAGTTTCATTGGGTCCATTTCATCCTGGCGCTCATCGGCGGCATTTTTTTGCATGCTGGAGCCAATGTGATCAATGATTATTTCGACCACCTTTCGAGCAATGACGTGATCAATGAAGAGTACGTCCGACCTTTTACTGGAGGGAGTAGGCTAATTCAACAAGGCCTGCTTACCCCCAGAGAGGTGTTGGTAGAAGCGATGGTATGCCTATTTCTCGGCAGCTGCATTGGTTTATATCTTGCTTATAGACTTGGCTGGGTGATCCTAGCGATAGGTGTTTTTGGGGTTTTCTCTGCAATTTTTTACGTTTTCCCCCGCATCAACCTGGTAGGCCGCGGCGTGGGCGAGGCACTGATCGGAATAAATTTCGGTATCCTGATGACCTTTGGTGCATTTTATGTCCAAACCGGCATTTTTTCTTGGGTGCCGATCATTGCATCACTCCCTGTCGCCTTGCTAATAACTGCGGTGCTCTACATTAACGAATTTCAGGATGCCAAAGCTGATCAAGCGGTCGGCAAAAATCACCTTGTGGTTCGACTGGGAAAGAAGCAAGCGGTTTCTGGCTACATCTTAATCATGCTATTGACCTACGTGATTGTGGTCGTTGCTGTCGTTATAGATATACTTCCGCCAATTTCATTAATCGCCCTGCTCACCATGCCATTAGCCTTAAAGTCGATTCGAATAGCACAACAAAATTATAATAATAGTTTGAAATTGGTACCAGCTAATGCTGGAACTATCATGAATCATCTGTTCACCGGTTTGCTATTAATTATCAGCTTTTTCCTGGACCGGATCATCTAA